Proteins encoded together in one Mycobacterium sp. MS1601 window:
- a CDS encoding ABC transporter permease: MFWYLVRRLAQAALVLWAAFTLAFLILFAMPSDPVRLVLNSGGAGNVAATVSPEQIAAINAQFGFDRPLIVQYFSALGNALHGDFGTSLQTRRPVVQEIASVLPSTLTLAALALIFAVLWGTVLAVLSTYTRMGWLRQLLLSLPAVGASVPAFWLGLLLIQVFSFQLGWFPPMGNKGWASLVMPVVTLSLPVGAAIAQVLARSLRTAMAEPYVVTARAKGASRMRVLLHHAIRNAAIPPLTMMGLLVGQLVASAVVTETVFSRTGLGRLTVSAVNRQDIPVVLGVVVLSAVLFVVTSLIVDLVYSVIDPRVNVRSLAAR; this comes from the coding sequence GTGTTCTGGTACCTGGTCCGTCGGCTCGCCCAAGCTGCACTCGTGCTCTGGGCGGCATTCACCCTCGCCTTCTTGATCTTGTTCGCCATGCCGTCTGATCCCGTCAGGCTGGTGCTGAACTCTGGCGGAGCCGGGAACGTCGCGGCCACGGTGTCTCCGGAGCAGATCGCGGCGATCAATGCCCAGTTCGGGTTCGACCGCCCGCTGATAGTGCAGTACTTCAGTGCGTTGGGCAACGCGCTTCACGGCGATTTCGGCACCTCGCTGCAGACCCGCCGGCCTGTGGTCCAGGAGATCGCCTCCGTACTGCCCAGCACTTTGACCCTGGCTGCACTTGCGCTGATCTTCGCGGTGTTGTGGGGGACGGTGCTGGCGGTGCTGAGCACGTACACCCGGATGGGCTGGCTGCGCCAGCTCCTGCTGTCGCTTCCGGCTGTCGGTGCCTCGGTGCCCGCATTCTGGCTGGGTCTGCTCCTGATCCAGGTGTTCTCGTTCCAGCTGGGTTGGTTCCCACCGATGGGCAACAAGGGTTGGGCAAGCCTGGTGATGCCCGTTGTGACACTGTCTCTTCCGGTGGGCGCGGCCATCGCGCAGGTCTTGGCGCGCAGCCTGCGGACCGCCATGGCGGAACCCTACGTCGTGACGGCGCGGGCCAAAGGCGCCTCGCGAATGCGGGTACTGCTGCACCACGCGATCCGCAATGCGGCAATTCCGCCGCTGACCATGATGGGACTCCTGGTCGGCCAGCTGGTGGCCAGCGCTGTGGTGACCGAAACCGTGTTCAGTAGAACGGGTCTGGGACGGCTGACCGTCTCTGCGGTGAATCGCCAGGACATCCCGGTGGTGCTCGGCGTGGTCGTGCTCTCCGCAGTCCTGTTCGTCGTGACCAGCCTGATCGTCGATCTCGTGTACTCGGTGATCGACCCGCGGGTCAACGTCCGTTCACTCGCCGCTCGCTGA
- a CDS encoding FAD-dependent oxidoreductase, which produces MSEGKIVIVGAGIGGLVLTLALQRVGIEVEVYEAAESLDEVGAGVALWSNATRLLHGLGLEEELAEFGSEPTQLIIRDGVDGTDIIRHELTENNWYRNEFGAPYYGIHRRSFQKILADRVKPGTINLGHRLVGIERVDAGVTRLRWANGSSTDAGLVVGADGIRSVVRSWMYDGLDYTMFSKTSGFRGVVPLADLKELPDPTATQFWVGDGKHFLHFPIGPDYTHATFLAVVEDPKIWTNPSGSRVSCTPQDAVAPFLDWHPAIAEMINAAAPDERWGLFGVGPMPTWVKDNVVLLGDAAHGLLPHHGQGANQCVEDAIILADLLAEPSEASQAQRLQRYCDLRMDRAQRVQKISWVSNRLFHLPAGPEIPVRDATFKNLYNNVRWIHEYDASTAVALPTTV; this is translated from the coding sequence GTGTCTGAAGGCAAGATCGTCATTGTCGGTGCGGGTATTGGTGGGTTGGTGCTTACCCTGGCCTTGCAGCGCGTTGGGATCGAGGTGGAGGTTTACGAGGCGGCTGAGTCTCTTGATGAGGTGGGTGCGGGGGTGGCGTTGTGGTCGAACGCGACTCGGTTGTTGCATGGTTTGGGTTTGGAGGAGGAGTTGGCTGAGTTCGGTTCTGAGCCGACTCAGTTGATCATCCGTGACGGTGTCGATGGCACCGACATCATTCGGCATGAACTGACGGAGAACAACTGGTACCGCAACGAGTTTGGTGCTCCTTACTACGGGATCCACCGCAGGAGTTTTCAGAAGATCCTCGCCGATCGGGTGAAGCCTGGGACGATCAATCTGGGGCACCGGTTGGTCGGTATCGAGCGTGTCGATGCCGGTGTCACCCGCTTGCGGTGGGCCAACGGCAGCAGCACCGATGCCGGCCTGGTGGTGGGCGCTGACGGTATCCGTTCGGTGGTGCGGTCCTGGATGTACGACGGCTTGGACTACACGATGTTCTCCAAGACCAGTGGGTTCCGTGGTGTGGTGCCGCTGGCTGATCTTAAGGAGTTGCCTGATCCGACGGCCACTCAGTTCTGGGTCGGCGACGGAAAGCACTTTCTGCACTTCCCGATCGGCCCCGACTACACCCACGCCACCTTCCTGGCCGTCGTGGAGGACCCGAAGATCTGGACCAACCCCTCTGGTTCCCGGGTCAGCTGTACCCCGCAGGATGCGGTGGCACCGTTCTTGGATTGGCACCCGGCGATCGCTGAGATGATCAACGCCGCTGCGCCCGACGAGCGGTGGGGGCTGTTTGGTGTCGGCCCCATGCCGACCTGGGTGAAGGACAACGTGGTGCTGCTGGGCGACGCCGCTCATGGCCTGCTGCCGCACCACGGCCAGGGCGCCAACCAGTGTGTGGAGGACGCGATCATCCTGGCTGATCTGCTGGCCGAGCCCAGTGAGGCCAGCCAGGCGCAGCGTTTGCAGCGGTACTGCGATCTGCGGATGGATCGTGCGCAGCGAGTGCAGAAAATTTCGTGGGTCAGCAACCGGTTGTTCCACCTGCCTGCCGGCCCCGAGATCCCGGTCCGCGACGCGACGTTCAAGAACCTCTACAACAACGTCCGTTGGATCCACGAGTACGACGCCAGCACCGCAGTCGCGCTGCCCACCACCGTCTGA
- a CDS encoding RidA family protein: MINYIPSIEGIGSFGDYSPVSIADGLVAVAGQFGTDDLDPAGQVRGAFANVGKALAAAGLGFDDVVKFTTFVVGRETIPVFMEVRKEVFAEIYPSGVYPPNTLLVVAGLVHEEFVVEIEALAQPKTGA, encoded by the coding sequence ATGATCAACTACATTCCCAGCATCGAGGGCATCGGGTCCTTCGGCGACTACTCGCCGGTGTCGATTGCCGACGGCCTGGTTGCGGTGGCCGGCCAGTTCGGCACCGACGACCTGGACCCCGCAGGACAGGTTCGTGGTGCGTTCGCGAACGTGGGCAAGGCCCTGGCCGCGGCCGGGTTGGGATTCGACGATGTGGTGAAGTTCACCACCTTTGTGGTGGGTCGGGAGACCATCCCGGTGTTCATGGAGGTCCGCAAGGAGGTCTTCGCCGAGATCTATCCGTCCGGCGTGTACCCACCGAACACGCTGTTGGTGGTAGCGGGGCTGGTGCACGAGGAGTTCGTGGTCGAGATCGAGGCACTGGCGCAACCCAAGACCGGTGCCTGA
- a CDS encoding alpha/beta fold hydrolase — protein MPDLMGYPFSYGRDQVISYPVTALGIRTRVVESHGGTTPLICLHGVGSRADRFIPVIPGLVDAGFHVYAIDFPGHGLADKFDGIDYRPRGFAEFIAAVLDELGLADVVIAGTSLGGQVAARIACDRPDLVTAVVLIGTMGIAELPEENKVAAENVSNGSEDAIRTKFAFLVSDPAMITDAWVREESMINSSAGATAALSAAAALLNTEANDDRQDQRLRSQRPDMPVLIVWGENDKWTPLPMGQTSHELLPGSHFVVMPGCGHAPYFEDPDTFTEVVSAFAIKEGLR, from the coding sequence GTGCCTGATCTGATGGGGTATCCGTTCAGTTATGGCCGGGATCAGGTGATCTCCTATCCGGTGACGGCTCTCGGTATTCGGACCCGGGTGGTGGAATCACACGGTGGCACCACACCGTTGATCTGCCTGCACGGCGTCGGATCGCGGGCTGACCGCTTCATCCCGGTGATCCCCGGTCTGGTGGACGCCGGATTCCACGTGTACGCCATCGACTTCCCCGGGCACGGGCTCGCCGACAAGTTCGACGGCATCGACTACCGGCCACGCGGATTCGCCGAGTTCATCGCCGCCGTGCTCGACGAACTCGGCCTGGCCGATGTGGTGATCGCCGGGACGTCCCTCGGTGGCCAGGTGGCGGCCCGGATCGCCTGCGACCGCCCGGATTTGGTGACCGCCGTGGTGCTCATCGGCACCATGGGCATCGCCGAGCTGCCCGAGGAGAACAAGGTCGCTGCAGAGAACGTCTCCAACGGCAGTGAGGACGCGATCCGCACCAAGTTCGCCTTCCTGGTGTCGGATCCGGCGATGATCACCGACGCCTGGGTGCGCGAGGAGTCGATGATCAACTCCTCCGCCGGCGCCACCGCAGCCCTGAGTGCTGCTGCAGCGCTGCTGAACACCGAAGCCAACGACGACCGCCAAGATCAGCGGCTGCGGTCCCAACGCCCGGATATGCCGGTGCTGATCGTCTGGGGCGAGAACGACAAGTGGACCCCGCTGCCCATGGGGCAGACATCCCATGAACTGCTGCCCGGCTCGCATTTTGTGGTCATGCCCGGTTGCGGTCACGCCCCCTACTTCGAAGACCCCGACACCTTCACCGAGGTCGTGTCCGCATTCGCCATCAAGGAGGGCCTGCGATGA
- a CDS encoding amidohydrolase family protein has protein sequence MTERWLLIENGTVIDGDANPPIPDCAVLVRNARIVKMGSVDVETDIPRGATLTRIDARGKTVMPGLIDVHCHMTYGLARTEEEISIYTPPELRTLIAAANVEKVLSAGVTSFSQPGGSYFIGVGLREGIKRGLVHGPRMTSAGRYLTTSNGLTDWFPDATGNPESSIGKLTNTADAMKDEIRRQAKAGVDLIKLADSPYGDFQAFTNDELKMCADLAHQLGLKITIHARGDGEMNAAVNAGFDHIMHGNYMSDATIENLAASGIPLAPTQLFMHHIVEFAEISRNRPSIVEATKRMNDATQETLHRAHAAGVKFAMGTDSGFATVPYGVWHARELEMLMLYTGMTSLEAIQAGTKHGANAVNLPDDVGVLEEGKLADILIVDGDPVADIRVLYQPGKVETVILNGQVQTFPDDIRDRFMRNDYLPHEYGWEVLSYERVYHGAPQPKTQLDWTSEQRHDVVNDVRKSEKLGALAAAGTAANLNGEGPAAE, from the coding sequence ATGACTGAGCGTTGGTTGCTGATCGAGAACGGCACCGTCATCGACGGGGACGCCAACCCACCGATCCCCGACTGCGCGGTATTGGTGCGTAATGCGCGGATTGTGAAAATGGGGTCGGTGGATGTCGAGACCGACATCCCTCGCGGGGCCACCCTGACCCGGATTGATGCCCGCGGCAAAACGGTGATGCCCGGCCTGATCGATGTGCACTGCCACATGACCTACGGCCTGGCCCGCACCGAAGAAGAGATCTCGATCTATACCCCGCCGGAGTTGCGGACCCTGATCGCCGCGGCGAACGTCGAAAAGGTGTTGTCGGCGGGGGTGACGTCGTTTTCCCAGCCGGGTGGGAGCTACTTCATCGGGGTCGGGCTACGCGAAGGCATCAAACGCGGACTGGTGCACGGTCCGCGGATGACCTCGGCAGGCCGCTACCTGACCACCAGCAACGGGTTGACCGACTGGTTCCCCGATGCGACCGGCAACCCGGAATCCAGTATCGGGAAGTTGACCAATACCGCGGATGCGATGAAAGACGAAATCCGCCGCCAAGCCAAGGCCGGGGTGGATCTGATCAAACTGGCGGATTCTCCGTATGGGGATTTTCAGGCGTTCACCAATGATGAGTTGAAGATGTGCGCCGACCTCGCTCATCAACTCGGACTCAAGATCACCATCCACGCCCGCGGGGATGGGGAGATGAACGCCGCCGTCAACGCCGGGTTCGATCACATCATGCACGGCAACTACATGTCCGATGCCACCATCGAGAACCTCGCGGCGAGTGGGATTCCGTTGGCGCCGACGCAGTTGTTCATGCATCACATCGTGGAGTTCGCCGAGATCTCCCGGAATCGTCCCTCCATCGTGGAGGCCACCAAACGGATGAACGACGCCACCCAAGAAACCCTGCACCGCGCCCACGCCGCCGGCGTGAAATTCGCCATGGGCACCGACAGTGGTTTTGCGACGGTGCCCTACGGGGTGTGGCACGCCCGCGAACTCGAAATGCTCATGCTCTACACCGGCATGACCAGCCTGGAAGCCATCCAAGCCGGCACCAAACACGGTGCGAATGCCGTGAACCTCCCCGATGACGTGGGTGTCCTGGAAGAAGGCAAACTCGCCGACATCCTCATCGTCGATGGGGATCCGGTGGCCGACATCCGGGTCCTATATCAACCCGGGAAGGTTGAGACGGTGATCCTCAACGGCCAAGTACAAACCTTCCCGGACGACATCCGCGACCGCTTCATGCGTAATGATTATCTGCCGCATGAGTACGGCTGGGAAGTGCTGTCCTACGAACGGGTCTACCACGGCGCTCCGCAACCCAAGACGCAGTTGGATTGGACCTCCGAGCAACGCCACGACGTCGTCAACGACGTCCGCAAATCCGAAAAACTCGGCGCCCTCGCCGCCGCCGGTACCGCCGCCAACCTCAACGGGGAAGGCCCTGCAGCAGAATGA
- a CDS encoding fumarylacetoacetate hydrolase family protein: MKYVHFRHGNQWAVGQLTDDNTILEVHSSDPTLGVLALVEEGSVAAAPRRGQTHHVDDVELGAPFPLPRRNIFCVGKNYREHAAEFAGSGYDSGAAQVIPKFPIIFTKAPSSVTGPDTRVTVSENLSHELDYEAELAVIIGTGGRHITKEKALEHVWGYTLVNDLTARDLQRDHQQWFLGKSPDNFAPMGPWAVTKDEINLDDTVITCTVNGELRQKANTADLIFDIPTLIHTISAVMTLQPGDIIATGTPAGVGIGYTPPQFLADGDLVEVTATGLGTLRTHIHFE, translated from the coding sequence ATGAAATACGTCCACTTCCGACACGGCAACCAGTGGGCCGTCGGCCAGCTCACCGACGACAACACCATCCTCGAAGTGCACAGCAGCGACCCCACCCTGGGTGTGCTGGCACTCGTCGAAGAAGGCAGCGTCGCTGCCGCGCCACGGCGCGGTCAGACCCACCACGTCGACGACGTGGAACTCGGTGCGCCGTTCCCGCTGCCGCGGCGCAACATCTTCTGTGTCGGCAAAAACTACCGTGAGCACGCCGCCGAATTCGCCGGCAGCGGCTACGATTCCGGCGCCGCCCAGGTGATCCCGAAGTTCCCGATCATCTTCACCAAAGCCCCCTCGTCGGTCACCGGCCCCGATACCCGCGTCACCGTCTCCGAAAACCTCAGCCACGAATTGGACTACGAAGCAGAACTCGCCGTCATCATCGGCACCGGCGGCCGCCACATCACCAAAGAGAAAGCCCTGGAACATGTCTGGGGATACACCCTGGTCAACGATCTGACCGCCCGAGACCTACAACGCGACCATCAACAGTGGTTCCTCGGCAAATCCCCCGACAACTTCGCACCCATGGGGCCGTGGGCCGTCACCAAAGACGAGATCAACCTCGACGATACGGTCATCACGTGCACCGTCAACGGTGAACTGCGGCAGAAGGCCAACACCGCCGACCTGATCTTCGACATCCCCACCCTCATCCACACCATCTCCGCCGTCATGACCCTGCAACCCGGCGACATCATCGCCACCGGCACACCCGCCGGCGTCGGCATCGGCTACACCCCACCACAATTCCTCGCCGACGGAGATCTGGTGGAGGTGACCGCAACCGGCCTGGGCACCCTCCGCACCCACATCCACTTCGAATGA